From the genome of Rhododendron vialii isolate Sample 1 chromosome 10a, ASM3025357v1:
ACAAAGATATGACGATGGACATCACTGCCAATAGGAGCAGAAAAACCTTGCCATTCTGGTAGAAGATCTTGGAACATTTTATTACAAGGGGCATAATGCCGCAACAATCAATTTCCTTGGAATAAAAATCCAACAAATAGTTGCCAAAATCACCACACCAATATCTTAAAGTACATATAAAGAAACttagaccaaaaaaagaaactgaaGATTATAttggtgttgtaccatttttcatttctttttcttttccatgttCCTCTATTTGTTCTGCATCATacaaaagtttttcttttctttatcttCCATATTCATCTATTTCCCCAGTTACAGCAAAGAAAACAGCATCTCAAAAAACATCATCACACACAATAAAAAGGCCTAGAGGATGACAATAAATTTTGTTAGTAATGGGAAGATAGTGATTGATTAAGTGGAGGCTACAGCAGCTCTGGACGGACGGACAGAAGCAGATGAGAGAAGTTAGCTAAAAGAGTTTACTGCCAACAACTGAAAAGTTTAAGTCATGTGACATTGATGTTAATTATTGTGTTAGGCAAGATATCGCTCAACACACCATAGATAAAGGGCAATTAGGATGGAGACACTGAAGTTGATGAGAGAGGTTAGTGCCTAGATTTGGATGGTGCTGATGTCAGTGGAGGTAGCAACTGCAGTTGCATAATTGAAGTTCAAGCTGGGGTCACAATACCAGAGAACATATCCATCAGAAACACAGCTTAATCTCGCATTTTGGCCAGCGATGGCTGTGCATGCAGTACGATGGCATTAAATTAGGTAGCCAATGATGTGCTATTGAAAGtttaatttattaaatttgaaaaatgtttgagaCATACTAAGatttaagcaaaaaaattaaccaagTGCAGTTCCAGTGCACAAGGCTCACACCATTACTAAATTTCAGATTTCACTATTACAAATTAAGTTACTCTCTTGACCACAAAAGCATGTCAAAGTTTTGCTATGCCATAAAATGGTGTCCTTTCTTCTTGAATTTATGCATGTACCCATTTTTTACGAGAATACCTCAGGCTagcattaaaataatatatatgtctCGAGTCTGCGTAGCTCCTCATTAGCATACCATCTGAATGGAACCTGCAGAGATTAATCTAACACATCAAACTCTACATTTCAGAAGCATAGATATACACATACATGTATAATGAAGTATCAATTTTTCTCTAATTAACCAACTACCCTATTCAGGCACATCATCATAATTTCAGGAAAGGAAATTATGGGGTATTACTTGGCTTGTAGGAGTAATCCCCTACTCAGCCTACATCATGTTGTAACCGGACAATGAACAACTTTATGAAGTTTGGATGGTAGGAGGATGAGGGACTGCAGGAGGAAAAGCAAAAGCAGCCAGCATAACACATTAACACATATAGGATGCCACAACAAGAAGTATTTAAGTTCCCCAAACTATATTTTCAGAGAATTACATTCTGAACCCTCCTTCAGACCTAAATCCTAATTCATAAGGGTTTGGGGGCCACTAATAGGGTAAGACCAGGTATGGAGGTGGATAAAGCTAACCACATACAGTTGGGGAGGGAAAAATGTTCCTTGCCCGCTCCAAAATCCCAACCCATTATGTACCAAATTAATATTTGTTATTTATTATTTGATATACTTTCCTGATTATTAAACTATTTGAGGTCTTTCAAAGTCCTCAACAACATTATTTTAGATAGATTATATTTTGGTATGCAAAACCTTACTATATACTAAGCATAAAAAATTCATTTGCATAATATACATTTTGGGCGGGGTTGGGCAAGGTGGGTGGTATGAGTATGGAGAAAGATTAAGGTTATGGGGAGGAGAACATAGATTAGCAGGGTGTTGGGGAGAGAGCCCCTAACCCATACCCTATAGTTGCCATCCCTAGACATGAGATGTACCCTTGTAATATTGGGTAGCTAGTGACTAGTGTGCGCCTTAGTATCTGCGATTCTGCACTGCAATATAACCACTGGTGATAAGGTAACTAATGTAGCTTTAGAATTTAGAGATCGGCAAGGAAGCCCTACTTCACCTCTCTTGTCCTTCTCCCTCTTTTCCTCTCTCATTCTCCTCCAAAGGAATGGGAGTTCATAAAGGAGTAAAAAGGTAGGTATTAGGTAAGAATGTGACAATCCCAAAGGTATTGCAATCGTATAAGACTGATGCATGGTCCAATCAATGAGTAACAAATAAAGGCTTCATTGAAGTTTCCTAATCTAGACACAAGTCATCACGCGACAAAATCACAAGCCATGTTTTTTAAAAGCTTGACAGTTGACTGTTTTACTAGCAGGTTATATTGGTAGGTGCCAATATAGAGATAACAGTTTCAAATAATGGACCTTTGCCGGTTCAAAACTTGTCCAAGACTCCAagtaataaatattttaacTAGCTTCCCAATTCTTAGAAGAAGACTAGGCTAGATGGTGGCTCACCAGCAATGTTATGAAAATTGGACAAGAAAGACAAGTTCAACAGGTTGCCACAAAACTATTTCAATCTTAAAAAACCAGCTAAATTGTTGTGCTAAACCCAAAGAATTAACAATCAATGAAGTATTTACTCTTAAGCTCCAACGTTTAGTCCATCCGAAAAATTCTTAAGCTCCTAAACTTCTTTtatcaaaaaccaaaccaacatGTCCCTATTACGCGCAAGTCCTCACATAATACATCCATTACTCACTACACCCTCCCACATCCAATCACTATCAGTCGCCACCTCCAACCACTTTTTGTGAATGGAACTATCTCCAGTGTCAAGCTTCAGTCTTATGGTATGCGATGGTAGATTAAAACTCCACCATCAGGAAATAAAAGCAGTAGGAAGTAATGAAATTTGGCAGTTTTTAGCATTTATTAGTTGCATGTCCAATATTTATCGACTATTCTTTTGTCTCGACTAAAGGAATGAAAAGGTAAAATATAATgattcaaactcaaatttgtaTAGagcaaaaacaagcaaaaaagtcaaattatttggcttattttgcACTTGCTCATATTAAAATTTTGCGTTCCAACCCCTTGGGGTCGACAAAGTGAACATGAAAAAGCAATAAGTGCTTGACCATGAGGTTCGACCATCCCAAACCTTCCGGTCGTTACCTTCAGGCCCAGGCCCCCGAAATTGCGGATaagctggccttaacatccgttataaaaaaataaaatttgcgTTTCAATCATGATTAATTTATTTCTGCACCTTGTTATGCAAAATATCTCGACTTATTGAAGAGTGTGTCCATTTATCTACCAGATCTCAAGGCTTGGATTAACGGCTTCGAGCTCCGGATCTCCAAACTCCTATCTCTAAGACCCGAAACGCCTGGAACCCGGCCGATCCAGGAGTAATCGGTTTGAAAAAGGCTGAGGCGCCGCTCTGGTCGCCTGGGTTTCTGTTTGGAACGACGACGTGTCGCCGACGAGGAAGTCTTCGAGCTTTGGTGGGGATTTTTGTCACTGTGAGTCGACGAATAGGCCTGCCTGTGAAGATGGATGGACCGTCGGCAATGCTTCCGAGCTTTGGTGGGGATTTTTGTCACTGTGAGTCGACGAATAGGCCTGCCTGTGAAGATGGATGGTCCGTCGGCAATGCTTCCTCCGTAGAGTCCTTGAGAGTTGAGACCTATTTTCCCGCACATTTATGCTTCGTTTTGCCTGGAACTCAAAAGAAAATGGAGACCTATTTTCCCGCACATTTATGCTTCGTTTTGCCTGGAACTcaaaagaaaatgggagaaatgaagattgaagagagagagagagagagagagagagagagataagaggAAAATATACTTCCATAATTCTAGAACTTTTTATTACTAGtatatgatatgatatgaaATGGTCTAGATTTTTTTAGGAATTTAATTTTagcatttcaaaaattaatagagGAGCTTCAAAGCGATTTCGTTTTGTGTATCAATATGATTTAATTTTTAGAGTTActccattaatttttggagtgctaaaatcacaatttatttttttatatattatatgagatgaagattgaagagagagaaaaaaaagaggaaaatataCTATGcataatttagttttttttttattttatctcatttttctctccaaaccaaATAATGGTAAGAAAAAATtatctcttttctctttctttcggACCTTTCCACAAGTTTCAAACACAAGGATGAAATGCTTCCAAGTGGTATGAAAAGTACAAATGCCTCCATTGAATATGATTCTTGGATTAAAAAATAGGacgcgactattcgcagccttttattttctctcatagctcactacatttcggtaaatgattgttgaaaatcatacataacatatcggtaaatagctgttgaaaacaaaattatatttcggtaactacatgtcaaaaatatgttcaactttcggtaaacaactgccgaacatatattttcggtaaatagttgttgaaaaaaatattatatttcggtaattggatgctgaaaatatatttcaatttcggtaactaactgtcgaatataattgaaaaattttaacgggctatgggagaaaataaagagttGCGAATAGCAGAGCCCAAAAAATATATGGACCcttagattgaaaaaataagtaaatctCAATCATTAGATcaaaaatatccataaaaaaGTAAGGgggatttacaaaaaaaaagagacagatggttttatgaattttcggcccaaaaaataaagtattagTTACCACATAAATAGATTTTACATATCATTTACTAAGGTAACACTTACTATGTCATATGGTTACATTTGCAATATAGTATGATCACATTTACTATAACTGGTTCCTCAAGttacctttctttttcctttttgcggAAAATGTTTGAGATTTTGAAAGTATCCATTCATACCTCTTAAGTTATATCCTCCAtactttttccaaaatttgtggTGAGTATGGTCATTGAAATGGTAGGTATTCCTAGTTCAAAATTTTGGACTTTAAAAGGTAAACAGGTATAGCCCTCACCCTCAGCGGTTGAGATTAAATTTCAACATTGAATGGCCGAAAACAACTGGAGGCATGATGTTCCCAAACCACTTGAGAGCATCATAGCTGGAGCCATTTTTCCAACTTGCCATAATGCAACAAATAAACATATAATCAAGTTTCTTTGTGAGTAACAAGTACTCGACTCAGCAAGCTAGCTCGGATACATGATTATGGAAATCAAAACTCGGTCACAAAGAGCATGGAAAGGGTTTGGCTCCTTGACTAGTTAATATGAAAATGCACGTGAATTGGTCCGGCTAACTAAGTTATGGAGTAAAAAGAAGATTAGAACAATGGAAAATGCCCCAAAACTTCTACCGGTTGAAGGCGAAACAATACATTTTGGTTGTCACGCTTACGATTAGTTTCGCGTTCAAACTATTtcctgtgggcacgcgccccggaaattttcgtttacaaaaatcgggcgcggccctttttcggaaagcgcggcgaaatgcttcgattcagagtcgccactcaggttttaGCGGTgggagcacccaaggaaccgaactcgaaaacgtttgccacgtttgtttgattttgaaaaaggcatggACCGgcccgtcgtcaccttcgatatctgaggttcgggagccaatttacgagaggggaagggttttatggcacccctatcgcctaatccggagatcggtctctactcaggcattttcttacaaaaagtttgcatttttctctcatttgatcatctctctagccagttagggcgggggaacagttaatggggattaaaactataacaagttgtgatttatgtggcaaaatggtTTATGGACGACTTGAtcgcaatgctaaatatagattgagaacaagcactgagcaaactggataacttgaagtacgctgccctgcagggacgtgagcagattctgtgtcagcatgcactggccgagccactgcatgctgatagaacatgcgcacgccaccccataactggcgtactccacttgtttgtttgttcagtctttgttttcaactctctgggctctggaaaggaaccagcgcacacccaggacaaaccacgcagtttaatgaGACAGGGTACACATAGTTACAGACATAcgaaatggcttcaagccacgaaaagcagcagaatacccctaaaacagtgtggggacaaaaaataggccaagatcacactaagatgcaagggccagccactggatcctcgGACAAACTGCCATACGCCACTTATGGAtagccgtacgccactttgacCTTGATCCCATGCTTgactttgcatcatctgggctctggaacacgaccagaaggatcccagaggcccttTGAATAATATGAAGGAGCAAGCAGTAACTACTACAGCTAAACAGTTCTagatacagaaagcagtaaactgattattatcatgcaagggtgattgacagaaagataaaataacataaacgacgatccatgatccccacgccagttgtgctcgaactgccatgactggcgtatggCATGGgataactggcgtgcgccaaggtccatctcacacgattgttgtatttttccagtccaaggccaggactagtattgtttactagcctgggccttactgcttcccctcaggagtcgaaaacagaaaagaacgtaaaggtggtataccttttggtaTTGAGATTTGAAGAAGGTATTGAGcttatgggttgaagatggaggctaaGAAGGTGGCTGTATGCCAgcagggtgtatggaagtgggttgctttcctttttctttcaatggaagaagagagatagagagctagaagagaggagaggaagatctttttcttcttaatgaggccaaccccttgcaaatgaatgcaaggggggtatttatagaaggggagtgactgagatcagttgggaccaaggccttgtttgaCTGGTtggggcaaggttggagcctcccgtgcattaaatgcatgggacttgccttgatgggaggtgtaggagagagagggaacacctctgccgagagtaatcatcagggacactgtggccgacgtcagggtggcacaaaaatctcgtccatgtggctgaataaagttgatttgactgaaTTTGACTGGCGTGCACCACTTAtgaactggcgtgcgccacttataactgggtcaacggttgatgactgacacgtggcagctaactggcgtacgcctccaaaATACTGGCGtaggccagttgggttttgctggggctgtttggctctggtttgaaaggtttgaaatgggtttgaaagaggctcgggacgctcaaagctcaaacgcACCAATGTCCTCTGACTGTTCTCGACTACAATCATCATCgggaaaataaaagatcgacaaataacattatctggacagtccagaatggggtgtctacatttCCCCATACAGCTTAATAGAATGTTTTcgaaaataggaaaaaatatCTTAGAGACCTGAATAATACCTTTGGTTTGATACCTTCGGTTCTGGGGAATTCTAGTTTGTTCAGAGACGAAACTTAACTGGTTCTGCATAATATTGGCACAAAGTTTAATCTTAGAGACCTGTTTAATACCTTTGGTTTGATAGATACAATTTTTAAGTAACCAAAACATCTCCCGCCCAACTCAAAACCACAAGTTTTATATAACTTGCAGACAAGCATAATTAGCAACTAGTTTTTAAGATTGAACGAGGCCTGTAACAACAATTACCGAAACACTTCAGTGCCTGGAAAAGTAAAATGATAAATTCGAACTGTTGTTCCTCAATCTCTGAATCCCCAGAATCTGGCACCCCTTCATACTGATTCTTAACACGTAGACAATATCAGAAACATCTAGCCGGTCACTAAACATGTTAGACATGTTTCAAGGTCCACACTCTCAAGCATTCTGTTCATAGCTCACTGACGCTTGTACAAACAGGGGTTCAACTCAGGCCATTTGATTTCCCGTTCTTGGAATTTCGCTTCTCCTGTaggaacaaaaaattaattttgatgggtACTTGAATGGAGTCTTGGTGGCAAAATGAGATAAGGCTAGCCTTTTTCTTGAAGTATAGCAATATGAACATTTTATTGAGAAATCCTGCACATTGTACTTACAATTAGCAAGGACAAaggccaaaaataaaaataaaaatgcagcaAACAACGAGAGAACGTGTATAAACCTTTGATACAGAAGCAAATCCCAGCTCACATATGGCTTTCGAGAACTTGTCAGGGTCTGCTCCTCCATTATTTGGATCAAACCTGCTCTTTACCTCTGCTATCAAGAGCCAGCCACTGAAAAGAGCCATCATCTCTCAAATTAAGAACttgaaaagtaaagaaaaagggggggggggggggggggggggggggggggaccgCTTCAAATTACACTCCGCTCATATGATTTCTTCAGAAAACTGTGGGCTTCTCAAAAGTAACTTGCAAAGATGGAATAAATATCTCTTCAGGTCACTTGCTTCTTTCCTGTACTTACAGCAGTAAGAGATGCAAAAACCAACAGCAGCCCAGGCACACATCGAGTTCCAGGACCCCGATATTGCCCTCCCTCTCGGCCTTTCATTTGGGATAGCTTCTCCAGTATCCAACTCTTTGCAACTAGTGCTCTATTTTTCAGTTCAAACCGCTTCTGGGTGGTCAGGTGGCTTTCCTGCAGTATTAAGTACCTTGAGATTTGGAGAGCAAAAAGTGCCTTGAGATTTTAGTGTCTTACGCATGCACTAGCAGGTTTGAGAGTATGAGCCAGAAGTGAACTTAAAGCTTTCATTGTGAACAAAATGACAATCCTCCACATTCAACAATGGAGTTAACTAAATGAAGCAGACACCATCAGCAATAATATATTAGGTGTTATAAGAAAGGTTTTATCATAACTACGGTGTGGTGCACCTTTAGCACCTGGGGATAGTAACATGAAGCGCAGAAAAGAAAGACAACACAACTATCAAACAACCTAATTGAGAAGAAACAAGTACAAAATGCACAGAATACAAACCAAaggaagtaaaaaaatttacttacaaaacaaaatgaaaaaaaactgCAATTAGGATGTAATGTAATTACAAACTTTTACAAATTTGAAACTCCCTCAGAGAGTCTGTTGAAAAGCATGTGAATATGTGAGAACTGTTCGAAGTTTACACTCACTCTCCAATTGTATGCAGGCTCTCAAGAAGGAGCTTCAACAAATATAAGTCTTGAGGTCCTATCATCCCAAAGAATTAGTATGGAAGAGGACGGGCGTAAACTAGATTTATCTATAGCTGCCAAATAAGAAATGACCCTCTTTAAGGATTAGATGTTCAAAACATTAGTTCAAAAGGGTTCCACGATGCCTAATAATAACATCAACAATGGTCATCATTTTTCATAGTACTAATGCAGCGAAGGGCTTATTCAGTACATATGTCTGTAGTCATTTAGAGATGTCAACTAAAGCCAAACAGCTCAGAAGTTCATAACAACTAAATCTGCAAATTAAAAAAGCAGTAAAATATCAACAAAACCTTACAATAGAACCCTTACatgttttccaaatttaaaagCTAAACAAATGCATTCATCATTTACAATGCATCCGCAAGCAATAATGTCAGCACTAGAAGCAATGGTAGAAGGTATACCATGCACACTGAATGAAAATATGAGATACTTTACCTGCGTAATATATTCCGTTCTTAAAACTTGCGCCCGATCAAGATTTTTCTGCACCATGCTCTTATAATTCATGTGGGGAACAAAATATTTGTTTATCCACAGCTGTTCAGACATCAgaaaaaaatcatacaaaaaTATAGACATCACGAAATTGAGGCAATGTTAAATTCAAAGTTACCTCCTCATAGTTCTTGGTAATATCACCAAATTCTTTAGCATATAGTTTGTTGATTGCTTCCAATACCCTATTTCCCTAGATTGACATCATTCTTATAAGAACAGGAGTATATGGATCTGTTTATACCAAAACAGATGACAGGTATAGAATTTTCTTTCGGAACATGGGTATCTTCGGCtctgaaaaaaacaaaaaacacagaTATGTCTTACCTTAAGCCTGTTTCCAGCACTAACATCCATCACACTCAAATTATCATTCAACTCATGAAGGAGCGAAAAATGGttctgccaaaaaaaagaaaaagaaagaactttaGGTGGCATACCAATTCATTGTAGAATGAAATTTTGAAACAGCAACTTCAAAGGAGTTTATTGTGAGCAAAAATTTGAAACAGCAACTTCAAATTTGAGTATGACCCCTTAAAGAATTCTTGGCTAAGCCAAACTTTCGTAAGCCAGATTATCTTCGCTGATTTATTGTGAGCAAAATAAAGAGGCTGCTCAGCCTTCGGGAAGGGAACTCAATCTGTGTTTgtgcaacaaaaaagaaacgtATTATTGACCCAGTGAGTATGTTTGGATGGAAATAACATAATATGACAGAATGGATGTTTGATATAGGCCTCCTTGGTAAAGTTTAGGTGTctcaaaattagaaaaataatttcaggTTTACCCATTCAACAGCAAATGAGATAGCCAAACTAAGGATAAGTCTCATTCTGAAAATCTACCAGGGAATCTGAACTGATTCCATAGAAAAAAAGGCAACGCCATTGCAATTGGACTGCCTTACTATATAAAATTCCAGACTATTCCCAAAGCTTGAAGGCTGCTAAAACAAGAATCTCTTTACTGGTACACCTAGTAAGGGATCATGAATTCCCTCTTGGACATCCACAAAGGGCCTTATACACTTCGGCAACTTCCATATCAAAGAGAAGGGTGGTGCAACAAGTCCATGAGATCAATTGGACAAGGCTAGATATAGAAAGTCCATGGCAAAGCAGTAAAACACACAACACAAATGAAGTGTTATAATAATTACCTCCAACAAAGCAGTAAAACACAGAACGCAAATGAAGTGTTATAATAATTACCTCCAACAAAGCCCTGAGAAAATCATCTGAGAGTTCAGGCCATCTATTCTCAGATTTAAGCCTTTGAAATATTTCCTCGAAATCGCTGTCCAACTGTACCATAAAACAATAATTACACAACCACATGTATGCGGCATAAAGCTCAAGTTTAAGAGATGATTTTAAGGACAGAAGTATCAAAAGATTGACTATGCCTTGATAAAATCACATTTGGAAAGGCTTTTTGCGTATGCATAATAGCTGTGAATATGCTTCAACTCACGTAATTCAGACGCCAAATCCTGTAAAAACGTCGTACATTTTTcatgaaaaggaaaaactaaTGCTATAAACCCATGTCAGTCTAAGCAAATTGCCAGGTAACTGTAATTAACCGTAATTACGCCACAATATACTTTGTGAGTTCCTCATATTCATACAtctgtataaataaataaatgtgtgtgtgtagagagagagagagagagagagagagagagagagagagagagcactttATTTTGAATAACATACCCTTTCTCTTTGCACAAAACATAAAACCTGCTAAGTTCAATTGCACGGTCCACAAAAGGATAAAGAAAGAGCATTtacaaaagattaaaaaaaatttaaagcttGCTCTGATTAAAGCCATCAACCATTTAGGAGCATGCAAAATTTACTGGTAAGCTGTGTTGATTCCTACCTGGCTTTTTTTTAAGAATGGTCCCCAAAGCATTTCTGAATTTTCAATTTCGTCCCCATTGTACAAAACGTGTCTATTGCATCCCCAACGTATTCAATCCTCGTTTGAATGGTCCACATGGCACACGCCGTTTAGACTTGCCGTCTAAACCAAGGGTATTATAGTCAAAACACCCATTCTCCCACGTTCCACCCACTTTCCCCTACTTTCCCATTCTCTCCACTCTCACTCCTGATGTACGAAAAACCCTAGAATGATAGGTCCCCGAAAAATCAACTCTCTGATCTTAGAATATTGTTCATCTCGAAACCCTAAGAAGAAGAATCTTGTACGATATTCAGTGCTGTGAAGATTCAGTGGCGGTAAAACCCTACGAGAACAGGTAATGTGCATtgaagtcaattttttttccactttcgaCACTTTTCTCTTAGTATTATATATTCTGTGTATGAGTTGTTGCTTTCTAGGGACCCATTGTATTATATATTCTGTAAACACATGCATTGttgattagttttttgttttcttttggttctATCTTTTATGATTTTGATTCGTTTTTTAACACATGGTTGGCtggatatttattgtttttcctTCATTTGACCTTTTGCAGGCCCTATGTTGTCTTTTATGTTCTTAGAAATACACCATGGTGGGGTATTTACTGCTAGGCCAAACAGAGCATATGTTGGGGGTAAAATAGATGTCATAGATGGAATTGACTCTGACCTGCTGTCTCTCATTGAATTGGAAGGTATTTCCCAGCATTTAGGGTATGGACCCCCTGTCACTTTCTATTATAGGGTTCTCGGGCTTAACTTAGATATTGGGCTGGTACATATGAAAAGCGATGCTGATGTTGTTGCTTTGGTAACATCCTTGCCTCCTACTAGAATTGCAGAACTGTATGTGGAGCACATAGGTGAGGTGAAGTTTTTGGAGAGCCAAACAGGGTCA
Proteins encoded in this window:
- the LOC131303414 gene encoding uncharacterized protein LOC131303414 isoform X1, with the translated sequence MGRLSPDCPTGAVWFVQEMGSRSINWNSVRNYLRTEESLEDYAKFRHSLMDNFSSLVLSATTENEVPFGWYANIELRTLETYYFIASLRSSRHKRHAAPMNEMFQDVLPEWKGFSYPMGSEVHGHNFDLASELRELKHIHSYYAYAKSLSKCDFIKLDSDFEEIFQRLKSENRWPELSDDFLRALLENHFSLLHELNDNLSVMDVSAGNRLKGNRVLEAINKLYAKEFGDITKNYEELWINKYFVPHMNYKSMVQKNLDRAQVLRTEYITQESHLTTQKRFELKNRALVAKSWILEKLSQMKGREGGQYRGPGTRCVPGLLLVFASLTAWLALDSRGKEQV
- the LOC131303414 gene encoding uncharacterized protein LOC131303414 isoform X2, producing the protein MGRLSPDCPTGAVWFVQEMGSRSINWNSVRNYLRTEESLEDYAKFRHSLMDNFSSLVLSATTENEVPFGWYANIELRTLETYYFIASLRSSRHKRHAAPMNEMFQDVLPEWKGFSYPMGSEVHGHNFDLASELRELKHIHSYYAYAKSLSKCDFIKLDSDFEEIFQRLKSENRWPELSDDFLRALLENHFSLLHELNDNLSVMDVSAGNRLKGNRVLEAINKLYAKEFGDITKNYEELWINKYFVPHMNYKSMVQKNLDRAQVLRTEYITQVLNTAGKPPDHPEAV